A genome region from Leptospiraceae bacterium includes the following:
- the pyk gene encoding pyruvate kinase produces MQTIEKFRKTKIICTIGPATSDINMIRKLAEAGMNIARLNMSHGDHKFHGDIIQKIKKLNKDLKYPIAILLDTQGPEIRTGEVHTELDLKVGEIFTFHVIPGQESEERSVFVNYTDIINDLKIGDKVTVDNGLINLVVLEKKEKELICRVLDGGKLGSRKHINLPGIKVNIPSITQKDLKDIKFGLEQDIDFVALSFVRSPDDILQLRQIIEESNGHAQIVAKIEDAEAVKNYKEIIAVSDGVMVARGDLGVEVELEELPIIQRKIIKECAVQGKRVIVATHLLESMIQNPFPTRAEVTDVANAVFEEADAIMLSGETASGKFPVRCVEMLHKIAMRVESSGGGVGYVLQKKPKNKKEELAKSAALLADSLKCNAVIVITRRGTTANNIAAYHPEYPIIHAFTNMTSVRRKLWLNRGILPYRVDFSSDPEKTIALAIETLKKNNMIAIGQQVVILSDIIAGEDRVETIQVRDVK; encoded by the coding sequence ATGCAAACAATAGAAAAATTTAGAAAAACAAAAATCATCTGTACGATAGGTCCAGCGACGTCGGACATAAATATGATTCGCAAATTGGCTGAAGCGGGGATGAATATCGCTAGGCTTAACATGTCTCATGGAGATCATAAGTTCCATGGAGATATTATTCAAAAGATAAAGAAATTAAATAAAGACTTAAAATATCCAATTGCTATACTCCTTGATACGCAAGGTCCCGAGATTAGAACTGGAGAAGTTCACACAGAATTAGATTTAAAAGTGGGAGAAATTTTTACTTTTCATGTGATTCCTGGACAAGAGTCAGAAGAAAGATCTGTTTTTGTAAATTATACTGATATTATCAATGATTTGAAAATTGGGGATAAGGTTACAGTTGATAATGGACTTATTAATCTAGTAGTCCTCGAGAAAAAAGAAAAGGAACTCATCTGTAGAGTGCTCGATGGGGGTAAACTAGGTAGCCGCAAGCATATAAACCTTCCGGGGATAAAGGTAAATATCCCCTCCATTACGCAAAAGGATTTAAAAGATATAAAATTTGGTCTAGAGCAAGACATTGATTTTGTAGCTCTTTCTTTTGTTCGTAGTCCTGATGATATTTTACAACTTAGGCAGATCATTGAGGAAAGCAATGGTCATGCGCAAATAGTTGCCAAGATTGAAGATGCAGAGGCAGTAAAGAATTATAAAGAGATCATTGCCGTATCTGATGGAGTAATGGTTGCTCGTGGAGATTTAGGTGTAGAGGTGGAATTAGAAGAGCTTCCCATTATCCAAAGAAAGATTATTAAAGAATGTGCAGTTCAAGGCAAACGGGTAATAGTCGCTACTCACTTACTAGAAAGTATGATTCAAAATCCATTTCCTACAAGAGCAGAGGTGACTGATGTTGCGAACGCAGTTTTTGAAGAAGCGGATGCTATCATGTTATCCGGTGAAACTGCCTCGGGTAAATTTCCAGTTCGTTGTGTAGAAATGTTACACAAAATAGCAATGCGTGTTGAATCTTCGGGTGGCGGAGTAGGCTATGTATTACAAAAAAAACCTAAGAACAAAAAAGAGGAACTCGCAAAATCAGCAGCACTTTTAGCTGATTCACTCAAATGCAATGCTGTAATCGTAATTACCCGCAGAGGGACAACTGCAAATAATATAGCTGCATACCATCCAGAATATCCGATTATACATGCATTTACTAACATGACATCCGTTCGTCGCAAACTTTGGCTTAACCGCGGGATACTGCCTTACAGAGTTGACTTTTCGAGTGATCCAGAAAAAACAATTGCACTTGCAATAGAGACATTGAAGAAGAATAACATGATAGCCATTGGGCAACAGGTTGTTATACTTTCAGATATTATCGCAGGTGAGGATAGAGTCGAAACTATTCAAGTAAGGGATGTGAAATAA